The nucleotide sequence GCCAAAACGATCAGACCAAGCGGGCCAAACACCTCCTCGCCCAATGTTTCATTGGACAGCCATTCCGTTGCGGTTGTTTGATAGAGATGCGGTGTTGCCTCGCGTTGGTTGCAGGATGCGGTAAACAGTTCTTGCACCCCGTCAGCTGTGGCTATGCGATGTTGCCCGTCGCGATAGGCCGCAGCAATGCCATCGGTCAGCATTGTTTGTGCATGGGTTTTTTCCAATTCTGCGATAGCAGCCTTTGAAAAATCGCCAGCCTGATCTTTTAGGATTACAACGATGCCGGGATTGGTGCAGAACTGGCCCGCACCCATTGTCAGTGAGCCCGCCCAGCCGGCCCCGATTTCACCGGCACGTTGCGCTGCGGCCTCGGGCAGGATGAACACGGGATTGACGGACCCCAATTCGCCAAAAAATGGAATAGGTTCTGGGCGTTGCGCACATAGGTCAAACAGTGCGCGACCCCCGCCAAGCGACCCGGTAAAGCCCACCGCCCTGATCAGCGGATGTTGCACCAGACTGTGCCCGACATCGTGCTTGCCGTCATGGACCAACGAAAACACACCCGGATGCATGTCACATGTCTTGATGGCTGCATGGATCGCCTCTGCGATGATTTCGCTGGTACCGGGGTGGGCGGCGTGTCCTTTCACCACCACAGGACATCCGGCAGCCAAGGCGGCAGCGGTGTCACCCCCTGCTGTTGAAAATGCCAGTGGAAAGTTTGAGGCCCCAAAGACGGCTACAGGGCCAATCGGGCGCTGGATCATCTTCATATCCGGGCGCGGCAGGGGGGCACGCTCCGGCATTGCGACATCGTGACGTTGATCAAGGTAGGTTCCAGCCAGAATATGCGAGGCAAACAGACGCAGCTGGCCCACTGTGCGCCCGCGTTCACCCTGCAAGCGGGCTTCCGGCAGGCCGGATTCCTGCGTGCCGATTTCGGTGATCTCTGCGCTGCGGGCCTCGATCTGATCGGCAATTGCATTCAGGAAAGCGGCACGCTGATCGCGGCTGGAATATCCGAAGGACCAAAAGGCCTGTTCTGCGGCTTGTACGGCGGCATCAATATGCGCCGGTGTCCCGACCGCGAAGCTATGCGCGGCACCATGGGCCGGGTCGGATGAAAAGCTGGTTTCGCCTGCGACCCAAGTGCCTGCAATCAGGTGTTTTCCGTGTGGTTGAAATGTCATTCTTAATTTTCCCAATGGGTGACCATGTCACATGCAATGTCAAAAGCGGCGCGGGTTGCGCCCACGTCGGCGCGGCCCTGTCCGGCAATGTCAAAGGCGGTGCCATGGGCCGGTGTCGCAACCGGGATCGGCAGCCCACCTTGCACGGTAACGCCGCGGTCGAACCCCAGAAGTTTCAGCGCGATCTGTCCCTGATCGTGGTACATGGTGACGACAGCGTCGATTTCCTTGGCCACGGCTTTCAGGAACACGGTGTCCGAGGGCCAGGGCCCGTCAACCGACATCTGTCCCTCGGCAAGTTTGCGCACCGTGGGTTCAAGCACGTCGATTTCCTCGGTGCCAAAATTTCCACCGTCCCCCGCATGGGGGTTCAGCGCGGCAACGGAAATGCGTGGGCGTTCAAGGCCTGCACGGCGCAGGACATTATGGATAAGATGCACTGCCTCTGTCAGCCGTTCCTCGTTGATTGCGTCCGCCACATCGCGCAGGGCAATATGGCTGGTGACACGGCTGGTCCAGATGCCGTCCAACGTGTTGAGTTCTGAGATATACCCATCCACCCCCAGCTTTTCAGCCATGTAATGCAATTCGTCATCATGGCCCAGACCGGCCAGATGCATGGCGGCCTTGTTGAACGGGCCAAAAACAATGGCGTCGATCACGCCCTCCTGTGCAAAGGCCAGCGCTTGATCAAGGCTGCGCAGGACAGAGCTGCCACCCGCCTCTGTCACTTTCGCCACCTGAATATCAGCGGGTTCGATTGTGTTCATTGCGTGCAGCGCAAAACCGTCAACACCCTGCCATTCCCCCGCGCTGGCATCCAGCGGGCGCATGTCAAAGCGGGCCTTGGCAACAGATTGCCCCGCCTCAAACACATGCGCATCGCCAATCAAAAGAATGTCTGCGGCTTCGGCGACCCCTTCTGAGGTCAGCAGACGCGCGATCAATTCCGGGCCGATGCCGCTGGGATCGCCGGGAATAATGCCAATTTTCGGTTTCATGTCCTGTCCTTAGGTTCTGTGCCATCGCGCTGTTTGCAGATATGGGCGATGTTCGTGATGGTACTTTGCAAATGTTCGCGAAGGGCGCGGCGCGTGGCCATGGCATCGCGTTCGGTCAATGCCGCAATGATGTTGCCATGCTCTGCCTTGGTGTTGTCGCGGCGGTCTTCCTGTTGGGAGGAGAGGAACCGCGCCCGCCACAAACGGGCATTGTATTGCGCGTGGGTTTCGATCAGCGGTTCGTTCCGGCTGGCTTCGACAATTGCGGCATGAAACTGCATATCAAGCCGGAAAAATTCAAGCGGTTCGAGGGTGTTCGACCCCTCTGCCATCTCTGTGCCCAAACGAACGATTTCGGCGATTTCGGCCATGGTTGCTTCGCCACAGGCGGTTTCACCGGCCAGGGCCTCAAGCGCTCCCAGAACTGAAATGTATTGCGTCAACTCATGCAGGGACGGATCAGCCACATGCGGGCGCCGGGTGGCGGAGTATTCCACCAGACCTTCCACCTCCAACAGCCTGAGCGCTTCGCGCAGAGGGGTCCGCGAAACGCCAAGAGCTTCGGCCAGATCACGTTCAGGGATGGCGGTGCCGGGCTCAAGTTTTCCCAGCAGGATAAATTCGCGCAGATTGTCCGCCGCCTCTTCTGCAAGCGTCCGGCGTGGCCGGACCCCGCCGCTTTGTTTCAAGGTTTCAAGCCAACCACTGCTCATGTCATTTTCCCCAGTTCAGCACCAAAGGATCCAGAGGCCGCAGAAGGTCCATCAGACCGGACCTTATTTCTGGATGCAAAGGATAAATCGGATGGCGGCAGAAGTCGGATTTGATAACCCCGCCCTCAACCATTGCTGCTTTGGCGGATCGGAAACCACAAAGGCGGTTCTCGTGATTGATTGCGGGCAACACCCGCGCATAGGCCGCGGTTGCGCCTTCGCGATCACCGGCCAGATGTTTCTCAATGACCGGTTTGATCTGATCCGGGATCATTGCAGAGGTCATTCCGCCGGTTGCACCAGCATCCAGATCCGCCAGCAGGGTGATCCCTTCCTCGCCGTCAAACGGGCCCTCAATGGCGTCACCGCCAGCGGCAATCAGGGCGCGCAGCTTGGGCGCGACACCGGCGCATTCAATTTTAAACAGCTTCACCATCTCGATTTCCTGCGCCATCTGGACCAGCAGGGGGACCGGCAGCTCGACACCGGACAGGGGGGCGTCCTGTACCATGATTGGCAGGCCGACATCGCCAACCGCTTTGAATTGTTCGAAGGTCTGCTTTGGTGTGCCTTTCATCAGGGCACCGTGATAGGGGGCCATCATCATGACCATGGCAGCACCAAGGTCTTTGACAAATTGCGCCCGTTGCACGGCGATCTCTGTGGCGAAATGGCTGATGGTGACAATCACGGGCACACGGCCTGCGACATGTTCGATGCAGAGCCGCGACAGGGTTTCACGTTCCGCATCCGAAATCAGGAACTGTTCGGAAAAGTTCGCAAGAATGCAGATGCCATCGCTGCCCTGATCAATCATGCAATCCAGAACCCGCTTCATACCCTCAAGTTCCAGCGTGCCATCCGGGTTGAACGGTGTCGGGGCAACGGGCCAGATGCCAGAATAGGGGCGGTTCATTCTGTCACCTCGAATTCACTGATATATTTGTCGGAAATCTCGATTCCGAGCCCCGGTTTATTGTCGTCCAGATCAAGAAACCCGTCTACGGCATCGGGGTCGCCTTCGAAGATGTAATAAAACAGCTCATTGCCCACTTCGACATCGAACACGGGGAAGTATTCGCTGATCGGGCAGTTCACATTGGCCATTGTCAGGTGATAGTTATGCATTTGGCCAGCATGGGGAATGACCGGCACCTGATGCGCCTCTGCCAATGCGTTGATCTTTTGCGCTGCAGTGATGCCGCCCACACGATTGGTGTCATACTGGATGACGGAAACCGCCTTGGCATCAAGTAACTGTCTGAACCCCATCAAGGAAAATTCGTGTTCGCCACCCGAGATCGGGATCGGGCCCTTGTTGAGTTCCGCATAGCCGTGAATGTCGTCTGCGATCACCGGCTCTTCCAGCCAGCGGGGTTCGTATTTCTCAAGCTTGGGCAGCATGCGTTTGGTGTAGTCAAGGTTCCAACCCATGTAGCATTCCAGCATCAGATCAACGTCATAGCCGACCACCTCGCGCACCGCCTCAACCCGTTTGAGGTTTTCGCGCATGCCCTTCATGCCGTCCTTGGGACCATAGCCGAACCGGGTCTTGTAGCCCTGATAGCCGTTTTTCATGGCCTCTTCGGCTTCGGCCTGCATCTCCTCGACACTGGCGGCATAGAGTTTGGAATAATAGACTGGAATTTTCTCTTTGGTGCGTCCGCCAAGCAGTTTGAAAACCGGTTTGCCGGTCAGCTTGCCCATGAGGTCCCAGATCGCAATATCCACTGCGGAAATTGCGGTCATGCCGATGCCCTTGCGGCCCCAAGCATGGGTTCGGCGGTACATTTTTTCCCACAGATAGGCGTAGTCGAACGGGTCTTCGCCGATCACCATCGGCGCGTAATATTCGTCAATCGCAGCTTTGACCAGATTTGGCGCAAGGGCTGCGTTGCCGATGCCGATGGTCCCGTCCTCGGTTTCTATTTCGCAGGTCAGCCATTGGTGAAACCGAAAGCTGTGCATCGCATCACCGCGATCATAGAGCGCATCACTGGCGTTGGCGCAGAAATTGCCGGTTGGCGGGACGGTTTTGCCTTTCCAGTTCCAGACACGGGTGCGGACAGATTTTATTTTGCTCATTTTATGTTCCGTTCGAATAGTCGTGGGTGGGTATGATCCG is from Sulfitobacter pacificus and encodes:
- a CDS encoding dihydrodipicolinate synthase family protein, producing MNRPYSGIWPVAPTPFNPDGTLELEGMKRVLDCMIDQGSDGICILANFSEQFLISDAERETLSRLCIEHVAGRVPVIVTISHFATEIAVQRAQFVKDLGAAMVMMMAPYHGALMKGTPKQTFEQFKAVGDVGLPIMVQDAPLSGVELPVPLLVQMAQEIEMVKLFKIECAGVAPKLRALIAAGGDAIEGPFDGEEGITLLADLDAGATGGMTSAMIPDQIKPVIEKHLAGDREGATAAYARVLPAINHENRLCGFRSAKAAMVEGGVIKSDFCRHPIYPLHPEIRSGLMDLLRPLDPLVLNWGK
- a CDS encoding 4-hydroxythreonine-4-phosphate dehydrogenase PdxA, translating into MKPKIGIIPGDPSGIGPELIARLLTSEGVAEAADILLIGDAHVFEAGQSVAKARFDMRPLDASAGEWQGVDGFALHAMNTIEPADIQVAKVTEAGGSSVLRSLDQALAFAQEGVIDAIVFGPFNKAAMHLAGLGHDDELHYMAEKLGVDGYISELNTLDGIWTSRVTSHIALRDVADAINEERLTEAVHLIHNVLRRAGLERPRISVAALNPHAGDGGNFGTEEIDVLEPTVRKLAEGQMSVDGPWPSDTVFLKAVAKEIDAVVTMYHDQGQIALKLLGFDRGVTVQGGLPIPVATPAHGTAFDIAGQGRADVGATRAAFDIACDMVTHWEN
- a CDS encoding GntR family transcriptional regulator; its protein translation is MSSGWLETLKQSGGVRPRRTLAEEAADNLREFILLGKLEPGTAIPERDLAEALGVSRTPLREALRLLEVEGLVEYSATRRPHVADPSLHELTQYISVLGALEALAGETACGEATMAEIAEIVRLGTEMAEGSNTLEPLEFFRLDMQFHAAIVEASRNEPLIETHAQYNARLWRARFLSSQQEDRRDNTKAEHGNIIAALTERDAMATRRALREHLQSTITNIAHICKQRDGTEPKDRT
- a CDS encoding aldehyde dehydrogenase (NADP(+)); translation: MTFQPHGKHLIAGTWVAGETSFSSDPAHGAAHSFAVGTPAHIDAAVQAAEQAFWSFGYSSRDQRAAFLNAIADQIEARSAEITEIGTQESGLPEARLQGERGRTVGQLRLFASHILAGTYLDQRHDVAMPERAPLPRPDMKMIQRPIGPVAVFGASNFPLAFSTAGGDTAAALAAGCPVVVKGHAAHPGTSEIIAEAIHAAIKTCDMHPGVFSLVHDGKHDVGHSLVQHPLIRAVGFTGSLGGGRALFDLCAQRPEPIPFFGELGSVNPVFILPEAAAQRAGEIGAGWAGSLTMGAGQFCTNPGIVVILKDQAGDFSKAAIAELEKTHAQTMLTDGIAAAYRDGQHRIATADGVQELFTASCNQREATPHLYQTTATEWLSNETLGEEVFGPLGLIVLADDLTQMQQLAHALQGQLTCTLFMEEGDMAAAQTMMPVLERKAGRILRNGFPTGVEVSDAMVHGGPYPASTNFGATSVGTLSIRRFLRPVCYQNIPDDLLPEKFQA
- a CDS encoding L-rhamnonate dehydratase, coding for MSKIKSVRTRVWNWKGKTVPPTGNFCANASDALYDRGDAMHSFRFHQWLTCEIETEDGTIGIGNAALAPNLVKAAIDEYYAPMVIGEDPFDYAYLWEKMYRRTHAWGRKGIGMTAISAVDIAIWDLMGKLTGKPVFKLLGGRTKEKIPVYYSKLYAASVEEMQAEAEEAMKNGYQGYKTRFGYGPKDGMKGMRENLKRVEAVREVVGYDVDLMLECYMGWNLDYTKRMLPKLEKYEPRWLEEPVIADDIHGYAELNKGPIPISGGEHEFSLMGFRQLLDAKAVSVIQYDTNRVGGITAAQKINALAEAHQVPVIPHAGQMHNYHLTMANVNCPISEYFPVFDVEVGNELFYYIFEGDPDAVDGFLDLDDNKPGLGIEISDKYISEFEVTE